Proteins encoded within one genomic window of Ostrinia nubilalis chromosome 5, ilOstNubi1.1, whole genome shotgun sequence:
- the LOC135072167 gene encoding uncharacterized protein LOC135072167, whose protein sequence is MISIKNNTLYNGLLESVECIQKSFAQLILLLLATVVPHFIFVAYSCIVHALADKKGFTAAQLVSLYRLVLFGAEHVVIAWSGQKVSNEGLKLKRVLAQAITRTGLYSQKSLLNFQHLVSAKPLKIELLPMVPVGMYLVPAVLSLTVNYIIVTLQMNHDI, encoded by the exons atgatcagtataaaaaataacaccttatataacgGGTTGCTCGAATCTGTCGAGTGTATACAGAAGAGTTTTGCACAGCTG ATACTTCTTCTACTCGCAACGGTAGTACCGCATTTCATATTCGTAGCATACTCATGCATCGTCCATGCATTAGCAGATAAG AAAGGGTTTACAGCTGCACAACTTGTGTCGCTGTACCGTCTAGTGTTGTTCGGCGCTGAACACGTAGTGATAGCCTGGAGTGGACAGAAAGTCAGCAATGAAGGCTTGAAACTGAAACGAGTCTTGGCACAGGCTATCACACGCACtg GCTTATACAGTCAGAAGAGCCTCCTGAACTTCCAGCACCTGGTCTCCGCGAAGCCTCTCAAGATTGAGCTGCTGCCGATGGTTCCAGTCGGGATGTACCTTGTCCCTGCAGTTCTGTCTTTGACTGTCAACTACATCATAGTGACTTTGCAAATGAATCATGACATCTAA